The following are from one region of the Actinomyces sp. oral taxon 897 genome:
- the ftsH gene encoding ATP-dependent zinc metalloprotease FtsH, giving the protein MNHTGRPRQSRPSGHPDKGGAKGQGPKGRKKGLASGPLGNPLTWVLPFVLLAVLAWSLLSAMSGYRSVDTSDGLDILKNSASTVKSVTVIDGTQRVELDLTEPYTLKAKKEGQADQEIGTKVQFVYTSAQAKQVDELVQAANPSGGYNSVVPTSSWWGSTLQLLLPMVLFLGLMWWLLGRMQGGAGGALGFGRSKAKVGEKEMPDVTFADVAGEDEAVEELQEIREFLSEPEKFQAVGAKIPKGVLLYGPPGTGKTLLARAVAGEASVPFFSMSGSEFVEMFVGVGASRVRDLFEQAKENAPAIIFVDEIDAVGRHRGSGMGGGHDEREQTLNQLLVEMDGFDATTNVILIAATNRPDVLDQALLRPGRFDRQISVEAPDMAGRAAILRVHAKGKPMTRDVDLDLVAKRTPGFTGADLANVLNEAALLTARSNAQLIDNRALDEAIDRVIAGPQKRTRVMNEHEKAVTAYHEAGHALCAAAGAYSDPVTKVTILPRGKALGYTMVMPSDDKYSTTRNELLDQLVYAMGGRAAEEIVFRDPTTGASNDIEKATATARKMVTDYGMSASVGAVRLGTTEPDNPYGLGSGGRDYSEAVAGRVDAEVRALLDAAHREAWEILTRNRAVLEELASQLLAKETLLEKDLEAIFAPVVRQPPRPLWSADEELVAGEELTGSFTAARQADAASPRRPAGSGLGYAVPAAGSLAGEADSPRNVAAAPEQA; this is encoded by the coding sequence ATGAACCACACTGGTCGGCCTCGTCAGAGCCGCCCCTCCGGCCACCCGGACAAGGGGGGCGCCAAGGGCCAGGGCCCCAAGGGCCGTAAGAAGGGTCTGGCGAGCGGCCCCCTGGGCAACCCGCTGACCTGGGTCCTGCCCTTCGTCCTGCTGGCCGTCCTGGCCTGGAGCCTGCTGAGCGCCATGAGCGGCTACCGCAGCGTGGACACCTCCGACGGCCTGGATATCCTCAAGAACAGCGCCTCCACCGTCAAGTCCGTGACCGTCATCGACGGCACCCAGCGCGTGGAGCTGGATCTCACCGAGCCCTACACCCTCAAGGCCAAGAAGGAGGGGCAGGCCGACCAGGAGATCGGCACCAAGGTCCAGTTCGTCTACACCTCCGCCCAGGCCAAGCAGGTCGATGAGCTCGTCCAGGCCGCCAACCCGTCCGGTGGCTACAACTCGGTGGTGCCCACCTCCAGCTGGTGGGGCTCCACGCTCCAGCTCCTGCTGCCCATGGTCCTGTTCCTGGGCCTCATGTGGTGGCTCCTGGGACGCATGCAGGGCGGCGCCGGGGGAGCCCTGGGCTTCGGCCGCTCCAAGGCCAAGGTGGGGGAGAAGGAGATGCCCGACGTCACCTTCGCGGACGTCGCCGGGGAGGACGAGGCCGTCGAGGAGCTCCAGGAGATCCGTGAGTTCCTCTCCGAGCCGGAGAAGTTCCAGGCCGTGGGCGCCAAGATCCCCAAGGGGGTCCTGCTCTACGGGCCTCCCGGCACCGGTAAGACCCTCCTGGCGCGGGCCGTGGCCGGGGAGGCCAGCGTGCCCTTCTTCTCCATGAGCGGCTCGGAGTTCGTGGAGATGTTCGTGGGCGTGGGGGCCTCGCGCGTGCGCGACCTGTTTGAGCAGGCCAAGGAGAACGCCCCCGCGATTATCTTCGTGGACGAGATCGACGCCGTCGGACGCCACCGCGGATCCGGTATGGGCGGGGGCCACGACGAGCGCGAGCAGACCCTCAACCAGCTCCTGGTGGAGATGGACGGCTTTGACGCCACCACCAACGTCATCCTCATTGCCGCCACCAACCGCCCCGACGTGCTGGACCAGGCCCTGCTGCGCCCCGGGCGCTTTGACCGGCAGATCTCCGTCGAGGCCCCGGACATGGCCGGGCGCGCCGCCATCCTGCGCGTCCACGCCAAGGGCAAGCCCATGACCCGCGACGTCGACCTGGACCTGGTGGCCAAGCGCACCCCCGGCTTCACCGGCGCGGACCTGGCCAACGTCCTCAACGAGGCGGCCCTGCTCACCGCCCGCTCCAACGCCCAGCTCATTGACAACCGGGCCCTGGACGAGGCCATTGACCGGGTCATTGCCGGCCCCCAGAAGCGCACCCGGGTCATGAACGAGCACGAGAAGGCGGTCACCGCCTACCACGAGGCCGGGCACGCCCTGTGCGCGGCCGCCGGGGCCTACTCCGACCCGGTCACCAAGGTCACCATCCTGCCGCGCGGCAAGGCCCTGGGCTACACCATGGTCATGCCCAGCGACGACAAGTACTCCACCACCCGCAACGAGCTGCTGGACCAGCTGGTGTACGCCATGGGCGGGCGGGCCGCGGAGGAGATCGTCTTCCGCGACCCCACCACGGGGGCCTCCAACGACATTGAGAAGGCCACCGCCACCGCCCGCAAGATGGTCACCGACTACGGCATGAGCGCCAGCGTGGGAGCGGTCCGCCTGGGCACCACCGAGCCGGACAACCCCTACGGCCTGGGCTCGGGCGGGCGTGACTACTCCGAGGCCGTGGCCGGGAGGGTCGACGCCGAGGTGCGCGCCCTGCTGGACGCCGCCCACCGGGAGGCCTGGGAGATCCTCACCCGCAACCGCGCCGTCCTGGAGGAGCTGGCCAGCCAGCTCCTGGCCAAGGAGACCCTCCTGGAGAAGGATCTGGAGGCGATCTTCGCCCCCGTGGTCAGGCAGCCGCCCCGGCCCCTGTGGAGCGCCGACGAGGAGCTGGTGGCCGGTGAGGAGCTGACCGGCTCCTTCACCGCCGCCCGCCAGGCCGACGCGGCCTCACCGAGGCGTCCTGCTGGCAGCGGGCTCGGTTACGCTGTCCCCGCTGCCGGCTCCCTGGCTGGCGAGGCCGACTCCCCGCGTAACGTCGCCGCCGCCCCGGAGCAGGCATGA
- the folE gene encoding GTP cyclohydrolase I FolE, which translates to MTYDAEGVRRAVYDLLVAIGEDPERDGLRETPERMARAYAEMFSGLGQDPAAHLERVFDVGHEEMVLVRDVPMYSVCEHHLLPFHGMAHLAYIPGEDGRVTGLSKLARLVDGYARRPQVQERLTAQVADALVGRLGCRGALVVVEAEHLCMSMRGVRKPGANTVTSAVRGIMRKSATRAEAMSLIMGRRS; encoded by the coding sequence ATGACCTATGACGCCGAGGGCGTGCGCCGGGCCGTGTACGACCTCCTGGTGGCCATTGGCGAGGACCCGGAGCGTGACGGGCTGCGCGAGACCCCCGAGCGCATGGCCCGCGCCTACGCGGAGATGTTCTCTGGCCTGGGGCAGGACCCGGCCGCGCACCTGGAGCGGGTGTTCGACGTCGGCCACGAGGAGATGGTCCTGGTGCGCGACGTCCCCATGTACTCGGTGTGCGAGCACCACCTCCTGCCCTTCCACGGGATGGCCCACCTGGCCTATATCCCAGGGGAGGACGGGCGCGTCACCGGCCTGAGCAAGCTCGCCCGGCTCGTGGACGGCTACGCCCGCCGGCCCCAGGTGCAGGAGCGCCTGACCGCCCAGGTGGCTGACGCCCTGGTGGGACGCCTGGGGTGCCGGGGGGCCCTGGTGGTGGTGGAGGCCGAGCACCTGTGCATGTCCATGCGGGGCGTACGCAAGCCCGGCGCCAATACGGTGACCTCCGCCGTGCGTGGGATTATGCGTAAGTCCGCTACCCGCGCGGAGGCCATGAGCCTCATTATGGGGAGGCGGTCCTGA
- a CDS encoding Imm5 family immunity protein, producing the protein MIDMEAVDREVRAARAELADPGNAKGILSLPTRKRIWRAMLDPDDDELSYQHRVRLKIACVRHVLPVWYRGFPGDQRVEEMITLTQDLMDRRETDTDQAQEDAESLLVGVIDDVNASATEVEPGLLKPDATKEASSFVADAASMMTISACYRDPDYDTAEESDDITDDDELLPDSLDESYSCASAAAGALNWQPAEQTDVPARRAFWTWYLNEAIPTVLAT; encoded by the coding sequence ATGATCGATATGGAGGCCGTGGACCGTGAGGTCCGGGCGGCTCGGGCCGAGCTGGCCGACCCCGGGAACGCCAAGGGGATCCTGTCCCTGCCCACGCGCAAGCGGATCTGGCGGGCCATGCTCGACCCCGATGACGACGAGCTCTCCTACCAGCACCGCGTCAGGCTGAAGATCGCCTGCGTCCGGCACGTCCTACCCGTCTGGTACCGCGGATTCCCCGGCGACCAGAGGGTCGAGGAGATGATCACCCTCACCCAGGACCTCATGGACAGGAGGGAAACAGACACGGACCAGGCCCAGGAGGACGCCGAGAGCCTGCTTGTTGGCGTAATCGATGACGTAAACGCAAGTGCTACAGAGGTGGAACCCGGACTATTGAAGCCAGATGCTACCAAGGAAGCCTCTTCCTTTGTCGCCGACGCCGCCTCCATGATGACTATCTCGGCCTGTTATCGTGACCCCGATTACGACACCGCCGAGGAGAGTGACGACATTACTGATGACGACGAATTGCTGCCAGACTCTCTTGACGAAAGCTACAGCTGCGCCAGTGCTGCTGCCGGTGCCCTGAACTGGCAGCCGGCCGAGCAGACCGACGTCCCCGCACGCCGCGCCTTCTGGACCTGGTACCTCAACGAGGCCATCCCCACCGTCCTGGCCACCTGA
- a CDS encoding Imm5 family immunity protein — protein sequence MIDMEAVDREVRAARAELADPGNAKGILSLPMRKRIWRAMLDPDDDELSYQHRVRLKIACVRHVLPVWYRGFPGDQRVEEMITLAQDLMDRRTTDIDQARMTAGIFLSNAISDAEPDTTDPEPGESVIYPDPVKDVSALVANAASLMVFSACHRDPDMDLWEECDDMVDDDEMLPDTLESSYSCASAAAGALNWQPLEQTDVPARRAFWTWYLDKAIPTTLAT from the coding sequence ATGATCGATATGGAGGCCGTGGACCGTGAGGTCCGGGCGGCTCGGGCCGAGCTGGCCGACCCCGGGAACGCCAAGGGGATCCTGTCCCTGCCCATGCGCAAGCGGATCTGGCGGGCCATGCTCGACCCCGATGACGACGAGCTCTCCTACCAGCACCGCGTCAGGCTGAAGATCGCCTGCGTCCGGCACGTCCTACCCGTCTGGTACCGCGGATTCCCCGGCGACCAGAGGGTCGAGGAGATGATTACCCTCGCCCAGGACCTCATGGACCGACGCACAACGGATATAGACCAGGCAAGAATGACGGCTGGAATATTCCTCTCCAACGCCATTAGCGACGCAGAACCAGACACTACCGACCCAGAACCGGGCGAAAGCGTGATCTACCCGGACCCGGTCAAAGACGTCTCAGCTCTCGTCGCCAACGCTGCCTCGCTCATGGTCTTCTCGGCCTGTCACCGTGATCCTGACATGGATCTGTGGGAGGAGTGCGACGACATGGTCGACGACGACGAGATGCTTCCCGACACCCTCGAGTCCAGCTACAGCTGCGCGAGCGCCGCCGCTGGCGCCCTGAACTGGCAGCCGCTCGAGCAGACCGACGTCCCAGCACGCCGCGCCTTCTGGACCTGGTACCTCGACAAGGCCATCCCCACCACCCTGGCCACCTGA
- a CDS encoding Imm5 family immunity protein — protein MIDMTAVDREIRAARAELAAPGNAKGILSLSTRRRIWRAMLDPADDETSYQHRIRLKIACVRHVHRLWYRAFPEDQRVEKMISLAQQLMNHQVDPVDAEDWADGLTNNIYCEVEDFNSITQPAVFVADASAHMVTSACYRDPDYDTVGRATDDDDLLSDCLESSYSCASAAAGALNWQPLEQTDVPARRAFWTWYLDEAIPAVLAT, from the coding sequence ATGATCGATATGACCGCGGTGGATCGTGAGATCCGGGCCGCTCGGGCCGAGCTGGCCGCCCCCGGGAATGCCAAGGGGATCCTGTCCCTGTCTACGCGTAGGCGGATCTGGCGTGCCATGCTCGACCCCGCAGACGACGAGACTTCTTACCAGCACCGCATCAGGCTCAAGATCGCCTGCGTCCGACACGTCCACCGTCTTTGGTACCGGGCCTTTCCTGAAGACCAACGAGTTGAGAAGATGATCTCTCTTGCCCAGCAGCTTATGAATCACCAGGTAGATCCTGTTGATGCTGAGGACTGGGCTGACGGCCTAACCAACAACATCTACTGTGAGGTAGAGGACTTTAACAGTATCACACAGCCTGCTGTCTTCGTCGCCGACGCCTCCGCGCATATGGTCACATCAGCCTGCTACCGCGACCCCGATTACGACACCGTAGGCAGAGCGACAGATGACGACGATCTGCTCTCTGACTGCCTTGAGTCGAGCTACAGCTGTGCCAGTGCAGCTGCCGGTGCCCTGAACTGGCAGCCGCTCGAGCAGACCGACGTCCCAGCACGCCGCGCCTTCTGGACCTGGTACCTCGACGAGGCCATCCCCGCCGTCCTGGCTACCTGA
- a CDS encoding Imm5 family immunity protein: MDAVDREIRAARAELADAGNVKGILSLPTRKRIWRAMLDPHDDEVSYQHRVRLKIACVRHVLPVWYRGFPGDQRVEEMIALAQDLMDRRITDIDQAQEDAETFLSSAISAAESDELEPGTDVTRTDPVKDISSLVADAASLMVVSACHRDPDMDLWEEFDDMVDDDEMLPDTLESSYSCASAAAGALNWQPLEQTDVPARRAFWTWYLDKAIPTVLAT; this comes from the coding sequence ATGGATGCTGTGGACCGTGAGATCCGGGCGGCACGGGCCGAGCTGGCCGATGCCGGTAACGTGAAGGGCATCCTGTCCCTGCCCACGCGCAAGCGGATCTGGCGGGCCATGCTCGACCCCCATGACGACGAGGTCTCCTACCAGCACCGCGTCAGACTCAAGATAGCCTGCGTCCGACACGTCCTGCCCGTCTGGTACCGCGGATTCCCCGGGGATCAACGGGTCGAGGAGATGATCGCCCTTGCCCAGGACCTCATGGACCGACGCATAACAGATATTGATCAGGCCCAGGAGGACGCCGAGACCTTCCTCTCCAGTGCTATCAGCGCCGCGGAGTCAGACGAGCTGGAGCCGGGAACCGATGTCACGAGGACAGACCCGGTCAAAGACATCTCATCGCTTGTCGCCGACGCCGCCTCGCTCATGGTCGTCTCGGCCTGTCACCGTGACCCTGACATGGACCTGTGGGAGGAGTTCGACGACATGGTCGACGACGACGAGATGCTTCCCGACACACTCGAGTCCAGCTACAGCTGCGCCAGCGCCGCCGCTGGCGCCCTGAACTGGCAGCCACTCGAACAGACCGACGTCCCAGCACGCCGCGCCTTCTGGACCTGGTACCTCGACAAGGCCATCCCCACCGTCCTGGCCACCTGA
- a CDS encoding Imm5 family immunity protein, producing the protein MEAVDREIRAARAELADAGNTKGILSLPTRVRIWRAMLDPDDDEVSYQHRIRLKMACVRHVLPVWYRGFPDDQRVEEMIALTQDLMDRRITDTDQAQEYAESLLVGVIDDVNASATEVEPDVLKPEVTKEIASFVADAASLMATEACSRNPDYDTLEEDDDLTDDDELLPDSLESSYSCASAAAGALNWMPVEQADVPARRAFWAWYLDEAIPAVLAT; encoded by the coding sequence ATGGAGGCCGTGGATCGTGAGATCCGGGCGGCGCGGGCTGAGCTGGCCGATGCCGGGAATACCAAAGGGATCCTATCGCTACCGACCAGGGTGAGGATCTGGCGTGCCATGCTCGACCCCGATGACGACGAGGTCTCCTACCAGCACCGTATCAGGCTCAAGATGGCCTGCGTCCGGCACGTCCTACCCGTCTGGTATCGCGGATTCCCCGACGACCAGAGGGTCGAGGAGATGATCGCCCTCACCCAGGACCTCATGGACCGACGCATAACAGATACGGACCAGGCCCAGGAGTACGCCGAGAGCCTGCTTGTTGGCGTAATCGATGACGTAAACGCAAGTGCCACAGAGGTGGAACCCGACGTGCTGAAGCCGGAGGTCACCAAGGAGATAGCCTCTTTTGTTGCCGACGCCGCCTCACTGATGGCAACAGAAGCCTGCAGTCGTAACCCTGACTATGACACCTTGGAAGAGGATGATGACCTCACTGATGACGACGAGCTGCTCCCGGACTCGCTTGAGTCGAGTTACAGCTGTGCGAGTGCTGCTGCCGGTGCCCTGAACTGGATGCCGGTCGAGCAGGCCGACGTCCCAGCGCGCCGCGCCTTCTGGGCCTGGTACCTCGACGAGGCCATCCCCGCCGTCCTGGCCACCTGA
- a CDS encoding Imm5 family immunity protein — protein sequence MIDMTAVDQEIRSARAELADPGNAKGILSLPTRKRIWRAMLDPDDDEVSYQHRIRLKMACVRHVLPVWYQGFPDDQRVEDMIALTQDLMDRRETDINQARMTAGTLLADVIDEAASDDVELEMDASTTKPNSIKNVASLVADAASLTVFSACHRDPDMDLWEEYDDMVDDDELLPDTLESSYSCASAAAGALNWQPLELTDVPARRAFWTWYFDKAIPTTLAT from the coding sequence ATGATCGATATGACCGCGGTGGACCAGGAGATCCGGTCCGCTCGGGCCGAGCTGGCCGACCCCGGGAACGCCAAGGGCATCCTGTCCCTGCCCACGCGCAAGCGCATCTGGCGGGCCATGCTCGACCCCGATGACGACGAGGTCTCCTACCAGCACCGCATCAGACTGAAGATGGCCTGCGTCCGGCACGTCCTACCCGTCTGGTACCAAGGCTTCCCCGACGACCAGAGGGTCGAGGACATGATCGCCCTCACCCAGGACCTCATGGACAGGAGAGAAACAGACATAAACCAGGCAAGAATGACGGCTGGAACGCTCCTTGCTGACGTGATTGACGAGGCCGCTTCAGACGACGTCGAGCTAGAAATGGATGCTAGCACCACCAAACCGAACTCGATCAAGAACGTCGCGTCACTTGTTGCCGATGCTGCCTCTCTCACGGTCTTCTCTGCCTGTCACCGTGATCCTGATATGGACCTGTGGGAGGAGTATGACGACATGGTCGATGATGACGAGCTCCTCCCGGACACCCTTGAGTCGAGCTACAGCTGCGCGAGCGCTGCTGCTGGCGCTCTGAACTGGCAGCCGCTCGAGCTGACCGACGTCCCCGCACGCCGCGCCTTCTGGACCTGGTACTTCGACAAGGCCATCCCCACCACCCTGGCCACCTGA
- a CDS encoding sensor histidine kinase translates to MRRAPRGPARTPCPWAARTTAALQAVTGSRATSGPAAYGVSGSQSQGPDRTGVVRGLGMLLRSSCFDTWSPRGRTHLLCLACAALFTLFSMMSMHPLGSRAIPYELAGGVGLALLSTCPLVGSAVELLAACGFCVTMVTDEPVGIALVLGPWLCASVLLTRGFNRLAAYGLVVMTIVVLFLSLRLAGTENYTEVPFMVYLIGAAFLIGAELIRRPREQADTVAARYQADLERQRLLVVSELHDTVVRDLTRAVMTAEQARLAHPGQSPLADELGAMTLAVRTAVEQLRSSLRAMNDAGGGGLDVLASSAPRPLEESLVQAVQVLAGRGTVLEVRGLEFLERQEVSPGVRQQLVRVLNELVSNMTKYAAASSTARLELDSDGHSLEAMVTNAVAEDVADGREAVLSSGLGLEGARRRVEALGGTLSASGGAGRWTVVLSVPLQAR, encoded by the coding sequence GTGCGACGAGCGCCCCGGGGCCCGGCCCGTACCCCCTGCCCCTGGGCTGCACGGACCACAGCCGCCTTGCAGGCCGTCACCGGCTCCCGGGCCACGAGCGGTCCTGCCGCCTACGGCGTCAGTGGCTCCCAGTCCCAGGGCCCAGACCGCACCGGCGTCGTCCGGGGCCTCGGCATGCTCCTGCGCAGCTCCTGCTTCGACACCTGGTCCCCCAGGGGCCGCACCCACCTGCTGTGCCTGGCCTGCGCGGCCCTGTTCACGCTGTTCAGCATGATGTCCATGCACCCGCTGGGCTCACGGGCAATCCCCTACGAGCTGGCCGGGGGCGTGGGGCTGGCGCTGCTGAGCACGTGCCCCCTGGTGGGCAGCGCGGTGGAGCTCCTGGCGGCCTGCGGCTTCTGCGTCACCATGGTCACCGACGAGCCCGTCGGGATCGCCCTCGTCCTGGGGCCGTGGCTGTGCGCCAGCGTGCTCCTGACCCGCGGCTTCAACCGCCTGGCGGCCTACGGCCTGGTGGTCATGACCATTGTGGTCCTCTTCCTCTCGCTCCGTCTGGCGGGGACGGAGAACTACACAGAGGTCCCGTTCATGGTGTACCTCATAGGAGCTGCCTTCCTCATTGGAGCTGAGCTCATACGCCGCCCACGCGAGCAGGCTGACACGGTGGCCGCGCGCTACCAGGCCGACCTGGAGCGTCAGCGTCTGCTGGTGGTCTCCGAGCTGCACGACACGGTGGTGCGTGACCTGACCCGGGCGGTCATGACCGCTGAGCAGGCCCGCCTGGCCCACCCCGGGCAGAGCCCGCTGGCCGACGAGCTGGGGGCCATGACGCTGGCGGTGCGCACGGCCGTCGAGCAGCTGAGGTCCAGCCTGCGGGCCATGAACGACGCCGGCGGGGGCGGGCTCGACGTCCTGGCGTCCTCGGCCCCCCGGCCCCTGGAGGAGTCCCTGGTCCAGGCCGTGCAGGTCCTGGCCGGGCGGGGGACGGTGCTGGAGGTCCGCGGCCTGGAGTTCCTGGAGCGTCAGGAGGTCAGCCCCGGGGTCCGTCAGCAGCTGGTACGGGTGCTCAACGAGCTGGTGAGCAATATGACCAAGTACGCGGCGGCGTCGAGCACCGCCCGCCTGGAGCTGGACAGCGACGGCCACAGCCTGGAGGCCATGGTCACCAACGCCGTGGCCGAGGACGTGGCGGACGGCCGGGAGGCGGTACTGTCCTCCGGCCTGGGCCTGGAGGGGGCCCGACGCCGGGTAGAGGCGCTAGGGGGCACCCTGAGCGCGTCGGGTGGGGCCGGGCGCTGGACGGTGGTCCTGAGCGTGCCGCTACAGGCCCGGTAG
- a CDS encoding response regulator: MFPTSPPESPPGAVPSDVPAAQVVRVALVDDDPFVLTALRAYLSSSPRIEVASTFNRAADALAFLRTVPVHVLLTDVRMPGMDGLELLTRVRSRHPGTAVVMLTSFDDDEAMLTALSQAANGFLLKDSAPEEIVRAVLAAADGGTTISPATASRLVAHHLRPVRTSRRTDLTQAEQSVLALLCEGYSNAEIAAQLFVAESTVKTHVSHLMRKYGTTSRLKLVVAVHREREAA, encoded by the coding sequence ATGTTCCCCACGTCCCCACCTGAGTCCCCTCCCGGGGCCGTGCCCTCTGACGTCCCTGCCGCTCAGGTTGTCCGGGTGGCACTCGTCGACGACGACCCCTTCGTGCTCACCGCCCTGCGCGCCTACCTGTCCTCCTCCCCCCGCATCGAGGTCGCCTCCACCTTCAACCGGGCCGCCGACGCCCTCGCCTTCCTGCGCACGGTGCCCGTGCACGTCCTGCTCACCGACGTGCGCATGCCCGGCATGGACGGGCTGGAGCTGCTCACGCGCGTGCGCTCCCGCCACCCCGGGACGGCCGTGGTCATGCTCACCTCCTTCGACGACGACGAGGCCATGCTCACCGCCCTGTCCCAGGCCGCCAACGGCTTCCTCCTGAAGGACTCCGCCCCCGAGGAGATCGTCCGGGCGGTCCTGGCCGCCGCCGACGGCGGCACCACCATCTCCCCGGCCACCGCCTCCCGGCTCGTGGCCCACCACCTGCGCCCGGTACGCACCAGCCGACGCACCGACCTGACCCAGGCCGAGCAGTCCGTCCTGGCCCTGCTGTGCGAGGGCTACTCCAACGCCGAGATCGCCGCCCAGCTCTTTGTGGCCGAGTCCACCGTCAAGACCCACGTCTCCCACCTCATGCGCAAGTACGGCACGACCTCCCGCCTCAAGCTGGTGGTGGCCGTCCACCGGGAGCGGGAGGCCGCCTGA